A section of the Citrobacter farmeri genome encodes:
- the cusR gene encoding copper response regulator transcription factor CusR: MKILIVEDEKKTGEYLTKGLTEAGFVVDLADNGLNGYHLAMTGDYDLLILDIMLPDVNGWDIVRMLRTANKGMPILLLTALGTIEHRVKGLELGADDYLVKPFAFAELLARVRTLLRRGAAVIVESQFQVADLTVDLVSRKVSRSGTRITLTSKEFTLLEFFLRHQGEVLPRSLIASQVWDMNFDSDTNAIDVAVKRLRGKIDNDFEPKLIQTVRGVGYVLEVPDGQ; this comes from the coding sequence TTGAAGATTTTGATTGTCGAAGATGAGAAAAAAACCGGTGAATACCTGACTAAAGGGTTAACGGAAGCGGGCTTTGTTGTCGATCTTGCCGACAACGGTCTGAACGGTTATCACCTGGCGATGACCGGTGATTACGACCTGCTCATCCTTGACATCATGCTGCCCGACGTCAACGGCTGGGATATCGTCCGGATGCTACGCACCGCCAATAAAGGCATGCCGATTCTGCTGCTCACCGCGCTGGGAACGATTGAACATCGGGTGAAAGGGCTGGAGTTAGGCGCGGATGATTATCTGGTTAAGCCGTTTGCTTTTGCCGAACTGCTCGCGCGCGTCAGAACGCTGCTGCGCCGGGGAGCGGCGGTGATTGTCGAAAGCCAGTTTCAGGTGGCCGATCTGACAGTCGATCTGGTCAGTCGCAAAGTGAGTCGGAGCGGAACACGCATCACGCTCACCAGCAAAGAATTTACCCTGCTGGAGTTTTTCCTGCGTCATCAGGGAGAAGTATTGCCCCGCTCGCTGATTGCCTCTCAGGTGTGGGACATGAATTTCGACAGCGACACCAACGCCATTGACGTGGCCGTGAAACGTCTGCGCGGTAAGATTGATAACGACTTTGAACCTAAGCTGATTCAGACCGTGCGTGGCGTGGGATATGTGCTTGAGGTGCCGGATGGTCAGTAA
- the ybcJ gene encoding ribosome-associated protein YbcJ, with product MATFSLGKHPHVELCDLLKLEGWSESGAQAKIAIAEGQVKVDGAVETRKRCKIVAGQTVSFAGQTITVTA from the coding sequence ATGGCGACATTTTCTTTAGGCAAGCATCCTCACGTTGAACTGTGTGATTTGCTGAAACTGGAAGGCTGGAGTGAAAGCGGCGCCCAGGCGAAGATTGCCATTGCCGAAGGGCAGGTAAAGGTTGATGGTGCGGTGGAAACCCGCAAGCGCTGCAAAATTGTGGCCGGGCAAACCGTCAGCTTTGCCGGTCAGACCATCACCGTAACGGCCTGA
- the cusF gene encoding cation efflux system protein CusF, translated as MNTVFNAVVFAVFSTLAINVQANEHHHGDMMGAMPAAEQSPAVSATGVVKSVDMESKKVTIEHGPIPALNWPAMTMRFTITPQTQLNGIKAGDNVAFTFIQQGNLSLLQDIKSQ; from the coding sequence ATGAACACGGTATTTAACGCAGTCGTATTCGCGGTTTTCTCTACGCTGGCAATTAATGTCCAGGCCAATGAGCATCATCACGGCGATATGATGGGCGCCATGCCTGCCGCGGAACAAAGCCCGGCGGTCAGCGCCACCGGCGTGGTGAAAAGCGTTGATATGGAGAGCAAAAAAGTCACCATTGAACATGGCCCCATTCCCGCGCTGAACTGGCCGGCAATGACCATGCGTTTTACCATCACGCCGCAAACGCAGCTCAACGGTATAAAAGCGGGGGACAACGTGGCGTTTACGTTTATCCAGCAGGGCAATCTTTCGTTATTGCAGGATATTAAAAGCCAGTAA
- a CDS encoding efflux RND transporter periplasmic adaptor subunit: MKNIALIIGSMMAGGIIAVGGYMYFASAHPSANTPPAAEKEARNVLFWYDPMYPNTRFDKPGKSPFMDMDLVPKYADEESASAAAPGVRIDPTQTQNLGVKTEVVRRGPLTFAQTFPANVSYNEYQFVIMQARAAGFVDKVWPLTVGDKVKKGAPLLELTIPDWVEAQSEYLLLKETGGTATQVEGILERLRLAGMPDADIRRLVATRKIQTRFTLTAPIDGVITAFDLRAGMNIAKDNVVAKIQGIDPVWVTAAVPESIAWLIKDTSQFSLTIPARPDKSFTVRKWTLLPSADATTRTLQLRLEVENPDEALKPGMNAWLNLKTASEPMLLIPSKALIDSGSEQRVITVDGEGRFVPKLVSVFQASQGVTAIRSGLDEGEKVVASGLFLIDSEANISGALDRMRAQQPSATPAHAAHVH; the protein is encoded by the coding sequence ATGAAAAATATCGCGCTGATTATTGGCAGCATGATGGCGGGCGGCATTATCGCCGTGGGTGGCTATATGTATTTCGCCTCCGCACACCCATCGGCGAATACACCACCTGCCGCGGAAAAAGAAGCCCGCAATGTGCTGTTCTGGTACGACCCGATGTACCCGAATACCCGCTTCGATAAACCCGGCAAATCGCCTTTTATGGATATGGACCTGGTGCCGAAATACGCCGATGAAGAGTCTGCCAGCGCCGCTGCGCCGGGAGTCCGTATCGATCCGACGCAAACGCAAAATCTCGGCGTGAAGACTGAGGTTGTCCGCCGTGGCCCTCTCACGTTCGCACAAACGTTCCCGGCCAACGTCAGCTACAACGAGTATCAGTTTGTCATCATGCAGGCGCGAGCCGCGGGGTTTGTCGATAAAGTCTGGCCGCTGACCGTGGGCGATAAGGTGAAAAAAGGCGCGCCGCTGCTCGAACTGACGATCCCTGACTGGGTGGAAGCGCAGAGCGAATACCTGCTGCTCAAAGAGACCGGCGGTACGGCAACCCAGGTTGAAGGCATTCTGGAGCGACTGCGTCTGGCCGGGATGCCGGACGCGGATATTCGGCGTCTGGTCGCGACGCGCAAAATTCAGACCCGTTTTACCCTTACGGCACCCATTGACGGGGTCATTACCGCCTTTGATTTACGTGCCGGCATGAACATCGCCAAAGATAACGTGGTGGCGAAAATTCAGGGAATAGACCCGGTGTGGGTCACTGCCGCCGTGCCTGAATCCATCGCGTGGCTGATTAAAGACACGTCACAGTTTTCGCTGACTATTCCGGCGCGTCCGGATAAGTCGTTCACCGTCCGCAAGTGGACGCTGCTGCCCAGTGCTGATGCCACTACCCGAACGCTACAACTGCGTCTGGAAGTCGAAAATCCTGATGAAGCGCTGAAACCAGGGATGAACGCCTGGCTCAATTTGAAAACGGCCAGTGAGCCGATGTTGTTGATCCCGTCTAAAGCGCTGATCGATTCCGGCAGTGAGCAGCGGGTGATCACAGTGGACGGTGAAGGCCGTTTTGTTCCGAAGCTGGTCTCCGTCTTCCAGGCTTCGCAGGGGGTGACGGCGATCCGTTCCGGGCTGGACGAAGGCGAGAAAGTCGTTGCCAGTGGCCTGTTTCTGATTGATTCAGAAGCCAATATCTCCGGCGCGTTGGATAGAATGCGCGCCCAGCAACCGTCGGCGACACCCGCTCATGCGGCCCATGTGCACTGA
- a CDS encoding CusA/CzcA family heavy metal efflux RND transporter: MIEWIIRRSVANRFLVIIGALFLSIWGTWTIVNTPVDALPDLSDVQVIVKTSYPGQAPQIVENQVTYPLTTTMLSVPGAKTVRGFSQFGDSYVYVIFEDGTDPYWARSRVLEYLNQVQGKLPAGVSAEMGPDATGVGWIFEYALVDRSGKHDLAELRSLQDWFLKYELKTIPNVSEVASVGGVVKEYQVVIDPMKLAQYGISLSEVKGALDASNQEAGGSSVELSEAEYMVRASGYLQTLDDFNHIVLKSGENGVPVYLRDVARVQPGPEMRRGIAELNGDGEVAGGVVILRSGKNAREVISAVKSKLETLKSSLPEGVEVVTTYDRSQLIDRAIDNLSTKLLEEFIVVALVCALFLWHVRSALVAIISLPLGLCIAFIVMHFQGLNANIMSLGGIAIAVGAMVDAAIVMIENAHKRLEEWEHLHPGETLDNETRWQVITNASVEVGPALFISLLIITLSFIPVFTLEGQEGRLFGPLAFTKTWAMAGAAFLAIVVIPILMGLWIRGKIPAESSNPLNRFLIRIYHPLLLKVLHWPKTTLLVAVLSILTVAWPLSKVGGEFLPQINEGDLLYMPSTLPGISAAEAASMLQKTDRLIMTVPEVARVFGKTGKAETATDSAPLEMVETTIQLKPQDQWRPGMTMDKIIEELDKTVRLPGLANLWVPPIRNRIDMLSTGIKSPIGIKVSGNVLADIDAMAEQIEEVARTVPGVTSALAERLQGGRYLNIDISREKAARYGMTVGDVQLFVTSAIGGAMVGETVEGIARYPINLRYPQSYRDSPQALRQLPILTPMKQQITLGDVATISIAPGPSMLKTENARPTGWIYIDVRDRDMVSVVNDLKKAIADNVQLKPGISVAFSGQFELLERANHKLKLMVPMTLMIIFVLLYLAFRRVGEALLIITSVPFALVGGIWFLYWMGFHLSVATGTGFIALAGVAAEFGVVMLMYLRHAIEADPSLDNPQTFSAEKLDDALYHGAVLRVRPKAMTVAVIIAGLLPILWGTGAGSEVMSRIAAPMIGGMITAPLLSLFIIPAAYKLMWMRRYRKISH; the protein is encoded by the coding sequence ATGATTGAATGGATTATTCGTCGCTCGGTTGCCAACCGCTTTCTGGTGATTATTGGCGCGCTCTTTCTCAGCATCTGGGGTACCTGGACCATCGTCAACACGCCGGTGGATGCACTACCTGACCTGTCCGATGTGCAGGTGATTGTCAAAACCAGCTATCCGGGGCAGGCGCCGCAGATTGTTGAGAATCAGGTCACCTATCCGCTCACCACCACCATGCTGTCCGTGCCGGGCGCAAAGACGGTGCGCGGCTTCTCGCAGTTTGGCGACTCGTATGTCTACGTTATTTTTGAAGATGGCACCGATCCATACTGGGCCCGTTCACGCGTGCTGGAATATCTCAACCAGGTGCAGGGGAAGCTCCCGGCGGGCGTCAGTGCGGAAATGGGGCCGGACGCCACCGGCGTGGGCTGGATCTTCGAATATGCGCTGGTCGATCGCAGCGGTAAGCACGACCTGGCGGAGCTGCGTTCATTGCAGGACTGGTTTCTGAAATATGAGTTGAAAACTATCCCGAACGTATCGGAAGTGGCCTCTGTGGGCGGCGTAGTGAAAGAGTACCAGGTGGTGATCGACCCGATGAAACTCGCTCAGTACGGCATCAGCCTGTCGGAGGTGAAAGGCGCGCTGGATGCCTCCAACCAGGAGGCGGGCGGCTCGTCGGTGGAACTGTCGGAAGCGGAATACATGGTCCGCGCCAGCGGGTATCTGCAAACGTTGGATGACTTTAATCACATCGTCCTGAAGTCAGGGGAAAACGGTGTGCCGGTGTATCTGCGTGATGTGGCGAGAGTGCAGCCTGGCCCGGAAATGCGCCGGGGGATCGCCGAACTCAACGGGGACGGCGAAGTGGCTGGCGGGGTGGTCATCTTGCGTTCCGGTAAAAACGCGCGTGAAGTGATTTCGGCGGTCAAAAGTAAACTGGAGACGCTGAAAAGTAGCCTGCCGGAAGGCGTGGAAGTGGTGACCACCTACGATCGCAGTCAGTTGATTGATCGTGCCATCGATAACCTCAGCACTAAGCTGTTGGAAGAGTTTATCGTCGTGGCGCTGGTCTGCGCGCTGTTTCTCTGGCACGTGCGTTCCGCGCTGGTGGCGATCATCTCGCTGCCGCTGGGGCTGTGTATCGCTTTTATCGTGATGCATTTCCAGGGGCTGAACGCCAACATTATGTCGCTCGGCGGGATCGCCATCGCGGTGGGCGCGATGGTGGATGCCGCCATTGTGATGATCGAAAACGCGCATAAACGGCTGGAAGAGTGGGAACATCTGCATCCGGGCGAAACGCTGGATAACGAGACGCGCTGGCAGGTGATCACCAACGCGTCCGTGGAGGTCGGCCCGGCGCTGTTTATCAGTTTACTGATTATCACTCTCTCTTTTATTCCTGTCTTTACCCTTGAGGGGCAGGAAGGGCGTCTGTTCGGGCCGCTGGCCTTTACCAAAACCTGGGCGATGGCGGGGGCGGCGTTTCTGGCGATCGTGGTGATCCCGATTCTGATGGGGCTGTGGATCCGCGGCAAAATTCCGGCGGAAAGCAGCAACCCGCTCAACCGCTTTTTGATCCGTATTTACCATCCGCTATTACTGAAGGTGCTGCACTGGCCGAAAACGACGCTGTTGGTGGCGGTGCTCTCAATCCTGACGGTTGCCTGGCCGCTGAGTAAAGTCGGAGGCGAGTTCTTACCGCAGATTAACGAAGGCGATCTGCTGTACATGCCTTCCACGTTGCCGGGGATTTCGGCAGCAGAAGCGGCAAGTATGTTACAGAAAACCGACAGGCTTATCATGACCGTACCGGAAGTCGCCAGGGTCTTTGGTAAAACCGGGAAAGCGGAGACCGCCACGGATTCGGCTCCGCTGGAAATGGTGGAGACTACCATTCAGCTTAAGCCGCAGGATCAGTGGCGTCCGGGCATGACGATGGACAAAATCATCGAGGAACTGGACAAAACCGTTCGTCTGCCGGGGCTGGCAAACCTGTGGGTACCGCCTATTCGTAATCGCATTGATATGCTTTCGACCGGGATTAAGAGTCCGATTGGCATTAAAGTCTCAGGTAATGTGCTGGCCGATATTGATGCCATGGCCGAACAGATTGAAGAGGTCGCCCGAACCGTTCCTGGCGTGACGTCCGCGCTGGCCGAGCGTCTGCAAGGTGGTCGCTATCTCAACATCGACATTAGCCGTGAGAAGGCCGCCCGCTATGGCATGACGGTGGGTGACGTGCAGTTATTTGTTACTTCGGCCATCGGCGGGGCGATGGTGGGGGAGACCGTTGAGGGGATTGCCCGCTATCCCATCAATCTGCGTTATCCGCAGAGCTACCGTGACAGCCCGCAGGCGCTGCGCCAGCTACCGATTCTGACGCCGATGAAGCAGCAAATTACGCTGGGGGATGTGGCCACAATCAGCATCGCGCCGGGACCCTCGATGTTGAAAACCGAGAATGCGCGGCCCACCGGTTGGATTTACATTGACGTGCGTGACCGGGATATGGTCTCTGTGGTCAACGACCTGAAAAAGGCGATTGCGGATAACGTCCAGTTGAAGCCTGGTATCAGCGTCGCGTTCTCTGGTCAGTTTGAGTTGCTTGAGCGGGCGAACCATAAGCTGAAGCTGATGGTGCCCATGACGCTAATGATCATTTTCGTTCTGTTGTATCTGGCGTTCCGCCGTGTCGGAGAAGCGCTGCTGATCATCACCAGCGTCCCGTTTGCGCTGGTGGGGGGGATCTGGTTCCTGTACTGGATGGGATTCCATCTGTCGGTAGCGACAGGAACCGGGTTTATCGCCCTGGCGGGGGTGGCGGCCGAATTTGGCGTGGTCATGCTGATGTACCTACGCCATGCCATTGAGGCCGACCCTTCACTGGACAATCCGCAGACGTTCAGCGCAGAGAAACTGGATGACGCGTTGTATCACGGCGCGGTGCTGCGGGTACGGCCCAAAGCGATGACGGTAGCGGTGATTATTGCGGGTCTGCTGCCTATTTTATGGGGCACAGGGGCCGGTTCGGAAGTCATGAGTCGGATTGCGGCGCCCATGATTGGCGGCATGATTACGGCTCCGCTGCTGTCATTGTTTATTATTCCTGCGGCATATAAGTTGATGTGGATGCGCCGCTACCGAAAAATATCACATTAA
- a CDS encoding Cu(I)/Ag(I) efflux RND transporter outer membrane protein: MRNFKFLTLSMALLLAGCSLAPDYQRPAPPVPQQFSLSQNQMVTSAVSYQDSGWRQFFVDPQVKTLIAEALRSNRDLRMAALKVQEARAQYRVTDADRYPQLNAESSGNWSGKLKGDTRSTREYEAGLNLSFDLDFFGRLKNMSEADRQNFFASEEAGRAVHILLVSNVAQSWFNRRLAFAQLQVAQETLSNYERAYALVEKQLVTGSTNVLALEQARGAIESTRSDIAKRQGELAQANNALQLLLGSYGTLPDDTRQNVSDLNGVTLPPSLSSQILLQRPDIMEAEHALMAANANIGAARAAFFPSVTLTSGLSGSSSDLSTLFSAASGMWNFIPKVELPIFNAGRNQANLDLAEIRQQQSVVNYEQKIQNAFKEVADALVLRQSLADQIRGQQRYLSSLQITLQRARALYRNGAVSYIEVLDAERSLFTTQQTLLDLNYARQVNEITLYTALGGGWLE, translated from the coding sequence ATGCGTAATTTTAAGTTTCTCACACTCTCGATGGCGCTACTGCTGGCAGGATGTTCACTCGCACCGGACTATCAGCGTCCGGCACCTCCGGTGCCGCAGCAGTTTTCTCTGAGCCAGAACCAGATGGTGACGTCAGCGGTGAGCTATCAGGACAGCGGTTGGCGGCAGTTCTTCGTTGATCCGCAAGTGAAAACGCTGATTGCCGAGGCGCTGCGCAGCAACCGTGATTTACGCATGGCGGCGCTGAAAGTGCAGGAGGCGAGGGCGCAATATCGGGTGACCGATGCCGATCGCTATCCGCAACTGAACGCAGAAAGCAGCGGTAACTGGAGTGGAAAGCTCAAAGGGGACACCCGCAGTACCCGTGAATATGAGGCCGGGCTGAACCTGAGCTTTGATCTGGATTTCTTTGGTCGACTGAAAAACATGAGTGAAGCTGACCGACAGAACTTTTTTGCCAGCGAAGAGGCGGGCCGGGCAGTGCATATTCTGCTGGTATCCAACGTGGCGCAGAGCTGGTTCAATCGGCGTCTGGCTTTTGCACAGCTCCAGGTGGCACAAGAAACGCTGAGTAACTACGAGCGTGCCTATGCGTTGGTGGAAAAACAACTGGTCACCGGCAGTACCAACGTGCTGGCGCTGGAACAGGCGCGCGGTGCGATCGAAAGTACGCGTAGCGACATCGCTAAACGTCAGGGAGAGCTGGCGCAGGCGAACAACGCGTTGCAGCTGTTGCTGGGGAGCTACGGCACGCTGCCGGACGATACGCGACAGAACGTCAGCGATCTCAACGGCGTGACGTTACCACCATCGCTCTCATCGCAAATCCTGTTGCAGCGTCCGGACATTATGGAAGCCGAACATGCGTTGATGGCGGCGAACGCCAATATCGGCGCGGCGCGTGCGGCTTTTTTCCCTTCTGTTACGCTGACCAGCGGTCTCTCCGGCAGCAGCAGCGATCTCTCAACTCTGTTTTCGGCGGCAAGCGGGATGTGGAATTTCATCCCGAAGGTGGAGTTACCCATCTTCAATGCCGGGCGTAATCAGGCCAACCTCGATCTGGCTGAAATCCGCCAACAGCAGTCGGTGGTCAATTACGAGCAGAAGATCCAGAACGCTTTCAAAGAGGTTGCCGATGCGCTGGTGCTGCGCCAGAGCCTGGCCGATCAGATTCGCGGTCAGCAGCGTTACCTTTCCTCACTACAAATCACCCTTCAGCGCGCCAGAGCGCTCTATCGCAACGGTGCGGTGAGCTATATCGAAGTGCTGGACGCCGAACGTTCACTATTTACGACGCAACAAACTCTGCTTGACCTTAATTACGCCCGGCAGGTTAACGAAATTACGCTCTATACCGCGCTTGGCGGCGGTTGGCTGGAATAA
- a CDS encoding glyoxalase/bleomycin resistance/dioxygenase family protein, producing MSSILKGINVLFIAGFGPVTTNAEESASLYKDILQLPLETIDGYDGYLHSQNIPGAKYFAVWPLDKVALSCFGTSEWPASLPVPQAWLEFEVDDMQSASDILKESGCKLLTCMQEEPWEQTVTRFLSPEGIIMAISYTPFLRQASERA from the coding sequence ATGTCCAGTATTCTGAAAGGAATTAATGTGTTATTTATCGCAGGGTTTGGCCCTGTCACGACAAACGCTGAGGAAAGTGCGTCTTTATATAAAGACATACTGCAACTGCCGCTTGAAACTATTGACGGTTATGACGGATATCTGCATTCGCAAAACATCCCCGGAGCGAAGTATTTTGCCGTCTGGCCGCTGGATAAAGTGGCCCTCTCTTGTTTTGGCACATCGGAATGGCCTGCCAGTTTACCTGTTCCTCAGGCATGGCTCGAATTTGAAGTTGACGACATGCAGTCCGCCTCCGATATTTTAAAGGAAAGTGGATGTAAGTTACTAACCTGTATGCAAGAAGAACCCTGGGAACAAACGGTCACCCGCTTTCTCAGTCCTGAGGGGATCATCATGGCAATTTCCTATACTCCGTTTTTGCGCCAGGCGTCAGAACGGGCATAA
- the folD gene encoding bifunctional methylenetetrahydrofolate dehydrogenase/methenyltetrahydrofolate cyclohydrolase FolD: MAAKIIDGKTIAQQVRSEVAQKVQARIAAGRRAPGLAVVLVGSNPASQIYVASKRKACDEVGFVSRSYDLPETTSEAELLELIDTLNADNTIDGILVQLPLPAGIDNVKVLERIDPDKDVDGFHPYNVGRLCQRAPRLRPCTPRGIVTLLERYNIDLYGLNAVVIGASNIVGRPMSMELLLAGCTTTVTHRFTKNLRHHVEHADLLIVAVGKPGFIPGEWIKEGAIVVDVGINRLENGKVVGDVVFDDAAARASYITPVPGGVGPMTVATLIENTLQACVEYHDPQDN, from the coding sequence ATGGCAGCAAAGATTATTGACGGTAAAACGATTGCGCAGCAGGTGCGCTCTGAGGTTGCTCAAAAAGTTCAGGCGCGTATTGCCGCCGGACGTCGGGCCCCGGGCCTGGCTGTTGTACTGGTAGGCAGCAACCCGGCCTCACAGATTTATGTGGCAAGCAAGCGTAAAGCCTGTGACGAGGTGGGATTCGTCTCCCGCTCGTATGACCTACCGGAAACCACCAGCGAGGCGGAACTGCTTGAGCTGATTGATACGCTCAACGCCGACAACACCATTGACGGTATCCTGGTGCAACTGCCGCTTCCGGCAGGCATCGATAATGTCAAAGTGCTGGAACGTATTGATCCGGATAAAGACGTAGACGGTTTTCATCCGTACAACGTTGGTCGCCTGTGCCAGCGCGCCCCGCGTCTGCGCCCCTGCACGCCGCGTGGGATTGTCACCCTGCTTGAGCGTTACAACATTGACCTCTACGGTCTGAATGCGGTCGTGATCGGCGCCTCAAACATTGTGGGTCGTCCCATGAGTATGGAGCTGCTGCTGGCCGGTTGCACCACCACGGTAACCCACCGCTTCACCAAAAATCTGCGTCACCACGTTGAGCATGCCGATCTGCTGATCGTTGCCGTTGGGAAACCGGGGTTTATTCCGGGTGAGTGGATCAAAGAAGGCGCTATCGTGGTTGATGTCGGCATCAACCGTCTGGAAAATGGCAAGGTTGTCGGCGACGTGGTGTTTGATGACGCAGCCGCGCGTGCCTCATATATTACGCCCGTACCGGGCGGCGTGGGGCCAATGACGGTCGCCACGCTAATCGAAAACACGCTTCAGGCGTGCGTTGAATATCACGATCCTCAGGACAACTAA
- a CDS encoding Cu(+)/Ag(+) sensor histidine kinase yields MVSKRLSRPFSLATRLTFFISLATIASFFAFTWIMIQSVKVHFAEQDINDLTEISATLERILTPSDEPESRRLEILKNVAAGYSNVIISLEDANQQALFHSPHVPDIRQFLARATPDKTVPGGNVYLINGPSMQMAGHGTHSTWRMIRLPVGPLAEGKPAYTLYLALSIDFHLHYINDLKNKLIMTASIISMLIILIVLFAVYKGHEPIRSVSRQIQNITSKDLDVRLDPQSVPIELERLVLSFNHMIERIEDVFTRQSNFSADIAHEIRTPITNLVTQTEIVLSQPRSQKELEEVLYSSLEEFSHMAKMVSDMLFLAQADNNQLIPEKKALNLADEVSKVFDFFEALAEDREVGLHFEGSPCLVSGDPGMLRRAISNLLSNAMRYTPPGQSITVRLKEANDQVHVIIENPGTPIPAEHLPRLFDRFYRVDPSRQRKGEGSGIGLAIVKSIVTAHHGNVSVTSDAHVTRFILSLPKEPV; encoded by the coding sequence ATGGTCAGTAAGCGGTTATCCCGCCCTTTTTCGCTGGCGACGCGTCTGACCTTTTTTATCAGCCTCGCGACCATTGCCTCTTTTTTTGCCTTTACCTGGATAATGATCCAGTCGGTAAAAGTGCATTTTGCCGAACAAGACATCAACGACTTAACCGAAATCAGCGCCACGCTCGAACGGATCCTCACCCCCTCTGACGAGCCGGAATCCCGCCGTCTGGAGATCCTGAAAAACGTAGCGGCCGGTTACTCGAACGTCATCATTTCGCTGGAAGATGCCAACCAGCAGGCGCTTTTTCATTCCCCTCATGTACCGGATATCCGGCAGTTTCTTGCCCGCGCCACGCCGGATAAAACCGTTCCGGGCGGCAACGTCTATTTAATTAACGGCCCGTCAATGCAGATGGCAGGACACGGCACCCATTCCACCTGGCGCATGATCCGTCTGCCGGTCGGGCCGCTGGCAGAGGGAAAACCGGCCTATACCCTGTATCTGGCGCTATCGATCGATTTTCACCTGCATTACATTAACGACCTGAAAAACAAGCTGATCATGACCGCCTCGATCATCAGCATGTTGATCATTCTTATCGTGCTGTTTGCCGTTTATAAAGGCCACGAACCGATCCGCAGCGTCAGTCGACAGATTCAAAACATCACCTCGAAAGATCTCGACGTGCGCCTGGATCCCCAATCGGTCCCCATTGAACTGGAACGGCTGGTACTCTCGTTTAACCACATGATCGAGCGTATCGAGGACGTTTTCACCCGTCAGTCTAATTTTTCTGCCGATATTGCCCATGAGATCCGCACCCCCATTACCAACCTGGTGACGCAAACGGAAATAGTCCTCAGCCAGCCCCGCAGCCAGAAGGAACTGGAAGAGGTGCTCTATTCCAGTCTCGAAGAATTTAGTCATATGGCGAAAATGGTTAGCGATATGCTGTTTCTGGCGCAGGCTGATAACAACCAACTGATCCCGGAGAAAAAAGCGCTCAATCTGGCAGATGAAGTCAGTAAAGTGTTCGACTTTTTTGAAGCGCTGGCGGAAGACCGGGAGGTTGGACTACATTTTGAAGGGAGTCCATGCCTGGTTTCCGGCGATCCCGGCATGCTGCGTCGGGCGATAAGCAACCTCCTCTCCAACGCGATGCGCTACACGCCACCGGGCCAGAGCATTACCGTCCGGCTGAAAGAGGCGAACGACCAGGTGCACGTCATCATTGAAAACCCGGGAACGCCCATCCCTGCGGAACATCTGCCACGGTTGTTTGATCGCTTTTATCGCGTGGATCCGTCCCGCCAGCGCAAAGGCGAAGGCAGCGGCATTGGGCTGGCCATCGTGAAATCCATTGTCACGGCGCACCACGGAAACGTGTCGGTGACCTCAGATGCCCACGTTACCCGTTTTATTCTGAGTTTGCCGAAAGAGCCGGTCTGA
- a CDS encoding VOC family protein, producing the protein MKTYQLHRGRLIDHIQLVVNDFDASKAFYTAVLTTLEIPIINTTDDYFWADELVVSSVESSGALGVPTGRHHLAFQAKDREMVDAFFHAAMEHGGRDNGAPGERHYHCGYYAAFVLDPDGNNIEAVYHGEAQRSTPSVEISFSL; encoded by the coding sequence ATGAAAACGTATCAACTACATCGCGGCAGACTTATCGACCATATCCAGCTCGTGGTTAACGACTTTGACGCCAGTAAAGCGTTTTACACCGCCGTGCTAACGACCCTGGAAATCCCGATCATAAACACAACAGACGACTATTTCTGGGCGGATGAACTGGTCGTGTCTTCGGTGGAAAGCTCAGGCGCGCTGGGAGTCCCTACAGGACGTCATCATCTTGCTTTCCAGGCCAAAGATCGTGAGATGGTAGATGCCTTTTTTCATGCCGCAATGGAGCATGGAGGACGTGACAACGGCGCCCCTGGTGAACGCCACTACCACTGCGGATACTACGCGGCATTCGTTCTTGATCCGGATGGTAATAACATTGAAGCCGTCTATCATGGTGAAGCACAGCGTAGTACACCTTCTGTGGAAATTAGCTTCAGCCTTTAA